A window of the Pseudomonadales bacterium genome harbors these coding sequences:
- a CDS encoding MFS transporter, whose amino-acid sequence MSATSDNFFNAFALFLGASLLQMGWVSGLPQLFGAFSQLLSVWIASYYRRRHFIVLVASAQTLVVVGLAALAALSGSDSVWVFITLAMLYQCGLNLIQPHWRAWMGSLVPPRRRGTFFAARTRLSMLASLAVFLLGGGILSVTTHIGMTWLGFSLLFGAAAIGRLVSAKLLWHMHDPDPHHPRVPGLFTRTVRQYREAMKDRTFRQYSLFIASMNAMVAISAPFFAVYMLQNLQFTYFEYVLTNVVSVATQFVTLGYWGRFSDRYGNRLVIRVTSCLLPFLPLLWVFSSDFIYILAIQAISGFCWAGFSLSTANYLYDIRPFRTDFASYAALQSSLSAAFVFVGALTGGMIAAQADVHISSLNWHWLSEAVFVVFISSSLLRALVTLWFVPRLIEPHVRPRPKLLKIIFRVRGFNAISGLVLDWLTVVRRKNGD is encoded by the coding sequence ATGAGCGCCACCAGCGATAACTTTTTCAATGCGTTTGCTCTCTTTCTTGGTGCCAGTCTACTACAGATGGGTTGGGTGAGCGGATTGCCGCAATTGTTTGGTGCCTTCAGTCAGCTATTATCGGTATGGATCGCCAGTTATTATCGACGTCGCCATTTTATCGTGTTGGTGGCTTCGGCTCAGACGCTAGTGGTAGTTGGCTTAGCCGCTTTGGCGGCTTTATCAGGCAGTGATAGTGTCTGGGTTTTTATTACGCTCGCCATGCTTTATCAGTGTGGTCTTAACCTGATTCAACCACACTGGCGCGCCTGGATGGGCAGTTTGGTGCCACCGCGTCGGCGTGGCACTTTTTTTGCGGCGCGTACGCGGCTGAGTATGCTGGCTTCACTGGCTGTCTTTCTGTTGGGCGGCGGTATTTTATCTGTTACGACCCATATTGGTATGACTTGGTTGGGATTCAGTTTGTTATTTGGCGCTGCGGCTATAGGGCGGCTGGTGTCCGCCAAATTACTATGGCATATGCATGACCCGGATCCGCATCATCCTCGTGTGCCAGGCTTATTTACTCGAACAGTCCGGCAATATCGCGAGGCGATGAAAGACCGAACCTTTCGGCAGTACAGCCTTTTTATCGCGAGCATGAATGCCATGGTGGCGATCTCTGCACCATTTTTCGCCGTTTATATGCTACAGAATTTACAGTTTACCTATTTCGAGTATGTTCTAACCAATGTGGTTTCGGTGGCCACACAGTTTGTTACTTTAGGATATTGGGGGCGATTCAGTGATCGCTACGGTAATCGCTTAGTTATCAGGGTCACCAGCTGCTTACTGCCGTTTCTACCGTTGTTGTGGGTGTTTTCGAGTGATTTTATTTACATCTTGGCGATCCAGGCGATCTCCGGATTTTGTTGGGCGGGATTTAGTTTAAGTACTGCCAATTACCTCTATGATATTCGTCCATTTCGTACTGATTTTGCGAGCTATGCGGCACTGCAATCCTCGCTCAGTGCGGCCTTTGTATTCGTTGGAGCACTCACCGGGGGGATGATTGCTGCGCAGGCAGACGTGCATATCAGTTCACTGAATTGGCACTGGCTCAGCGAGGCGGTATTCGTCGTTTTTATCAGTTCGTCGCTACTGCGAGCGCTAGTCACTTTATGGTTTGTTCCACGCCTCATAGAGCCACACGTCAGGCCGAGACCGAAGCTGCTAAAAATTATTTTTCGTGTGCGAGGGTTTAACGCAATTTCAGGTCTGGTGCTGGATTGGTTAACTGTCGTGCGCAGAAAAAATGGAGATTAG
- a CDS encoding helix-turn-helix domain-containing protein has product MSEPKRSECNHQWIGSSVLKGMGPDTLFANHNLLVTRNQSYARASVEEVFCKHSLRTCNNANPINFIHRGASLCSLTFNLISYGADVEVTVNDTNRNHYILVLPLSGRATVKNQDEHADLNGGEIVVLEPLSRFRFEMQSDHSHLGIGIPKQRLNILFSKYTQQLGRKWIEFQRKPYLVKDMDSGLLDFLAYICKEIDRQGSIATRGSVAAAIEDTFLTLLVSSLLETDLSRDVARERTPAVPPYLRKAALFMEKNLLEDIDVQDIAEAAGVSERTLYHACQKYHGVSPILWLRTLRLRQARLDLLDPMQFDISVTEVSHRYQQCHVGRFAHAYFQEFGEYPSDTRKK; this is encoded by the coding sequence ATGTCTGAGCCAAAACGATCAGAATGCAATCATCAATGGATTGGTTCGTCTGTGTTAAAAGGTATGGGACCTGACACTTTATTTGCAAATCATAATTTGCTTGTCACACGAAACCAGAGTTATGCCCGGGCCAGTGTCGAAGAGGTTTTTTGTAAACACTCCCTAAGAACCTGTAACAATGCAAATCCTATTAATTTTATTCACAGGGGAGCGAGTCTTTGCTCTCTGACATTTAATCTTATTAGTTATGGTGCGGATGTAGAGGTTACAGTTAACGATACGAATCGGAACCACTATATTCTTGTGCTACCCCTAAGTGGCCGTGCGACAGTCAAAAATCAAGATGAGCATGCTGATCTGAATGGGGGCGAGATTGTGGTTCTCGAACCGTTAAGCCGCTTCAGATTCGAAATGCAAAGTGATCATAGTCATTTGGGTATTGGGATTCCTAAGCAAAGACTTAACATTCTTTTCTCAAAATATACCCAACAGTTAGGCAGAAAGTGGATAGAGTTTCAGCGTAAACCTTACTTGGTAAAAGATATGGACTCCGGTCTGCTTGATTTTCTCGCATACATTTGCAAAGAAATTGACAGGCAGGGTTCGATTGCCACGAGAGGTTCCGTCGCCGCCGCCATAGAAGACACATTTTTAACGCTACTAGTTTCTTCTTTGCTGGAAACAGATTTATCCAGAGATGTGGCACGCGAAAGGACTCCAGCTGTGCCGCCCTATCTTCGAAAAGCAGCGCTTTTTATGGAGAAAAATCTACTTGAAGATATTGATGTCCAAGACATTGCTGAGGCTGCGGGAGTGTCAGAGCGAACACTTTATCATGCCTGCCAGAAGTACCATGGGGTTAGCCCAATTCTCTGGCTAAGAACTCTGCGTTTAAGGCAAGCTAGGCTCGACTTGCTTGACCCAATGCAATTCGATATATCTGTGACAGAAGTGTCTCATCGTTACCAGCAATGCCATGTTGGGCGGTTTGCCCATGCCTATTTCCAAGAATTTGGAGAGTACCCCTCGGATACACGGAAAAAGTGA
- a CDS encoding TonB-dependent receptor — protein sequence MLGVYGRINLISFALLGTSTLFTYVPLTFAAEATLEEVVVTARRKEESLQETPVAVSAFNSEAIELRNIQSVSDVTNFVPNVQFDSAASESGGGASSQISIRGIGQTDYAITVEPGVGLYLDGVYIGKSVGSLMDAVDLGGIEVLRGPQGTLFGKNTIGGAILLTSKKPSDEKEFTLDVTAGEFDRRDLKVSGNLPISDSFRVRASLASLNRDGHVDRILTGDTQGDKDALSGRIVADWDFSENLTGSLAIDATRAREQSPGQVTILVDENAFFGGLHNTIAFPACDPALNDPARFSNPNCSNSQFAADIDNLNSTNTGPNQSDTDIWGASFTLDWELNAASVKSITAYRRAEVDVFQELAGVPAYQNNIAQDITLKLFSQEFQLSGQAFNDRINYLLGIYYATEKGSQRFPVLLESVQFTSGGEIDNESTAIFGQIGFEITDALTLTLGARISDEEKNFLPQQRIDNVPDIFEPFFASLAGATGNGFLVQEGLPLFPEVEVSRSDTEFTPSVTLDYHFGESNLAYASYSQGFKSGGFTLRGFPPVIPGVTTTETNINRLIPSFAPETAEVFEIGLKTEFFDRRIRLNIAAFFTNYDDVQLTANTGPNAFVPVLINAGDAEIKGLEIEGIILAADWLRLDISAGYLDSEYKGLSAEAIAAGTSLNSDLPNAPERTATFGVTADFFNNENGHLFARTDVSYKSSQFKTVANDAILEQDDYTLVNAAVTYRFRGDRWQTTLGVTNLTDEIYIVSGVANAGIGYAQAVVSRPREWYLNVKYTY from the coding sequence ATGTTAGGGGTTTATGGTCGTATTAATCTTATATCTTTCGCTTTATTGGGAACATCGACGTTATTTACTTACGTTCCATTAACTTTCGCAGCAGAAGCTACTCTGGAAGAGGTTGTCGTAACAGCCCGGAGAAAAGAAGAAAGTCTTCAGGAAACGCCAGTTGCGGTGTCGGCTTTCAATAGTGAAGCGATTGAACTGCGCAATATCCAGTCTGTCTCCGACGTTACAAATTTTGTGCCCAATGTACAGTTTGATAGCGCTGCGTCGGAGTCTGGTGGAGGAGCTTCTTCACAGATATCCATACGAGGTATAGGCCAGACAGATTATGCCATTACGGTCGAACCGGGCGTAGGGCTTTATCTTGACGGCGTCTATATCGGCAAGTCGGTAGGATCTTTGATGGACGCGGTTGACCTCGGCGGCATCGAAGTGCTGCGCGGACCTCAAGGAACTTTGTTTGGTAAAAATACCATTGGCGGAGCAATTTTATTGACGTCAAAAAAGCCGAGCGATGAGAAGGAGTTTACTCTTGATGTTACCGCAGGTGAATTTGACCGCAGAGATTTGAAAGTATCCGGTAATTTACCAATTAGTGATAGTTTCCGGGTTCGTGCTTCACTTGCCTCCCTTAACCGTGATGGCCACGTTGACCGAATTCTTACCGGAGATACACAAGGCGATAAAGACGCATTGTCAGGCCGTATTGTAGCCGACTGGGATTTTTCCGAAAACCTGACAGGGTCACTTGCGATCGATGCTACGCGGGCACGAGAACAATCTCCTGGACAAGTGACGATCCTGGTCGATGAAAATGCTTTTTTTGGTGGCTTGCACAACACAATTGCTTTTCCTGCTTGTGACCCTGCCCTGAACGATCCGGCACGATTCAGCAATCCAAACTGCTCGAACTCACAATTTGCAGCGGATATAGACAATCTGAATAGCACCAACACTGGTCCAAATCAATCTGACACCGATATCTGGGGAGCAAGTTTTACCCTTGATTGGGAGCTTAATGCCGCCTCCGTCAAATCTATCACAGCATACCGTCGCGCAGAAGTAGATGTTTTTCAGGAGTTAGCCGGCGTACCTGCTTACCAAAATAATATTGCTCAGGACATTACACTAAAGCTATTTAGTCAAGAATTTCAGCTATCCGGGCAAGCCTTCAATGATAGGATAAATTATTTGTTAGGTATTTATTACGCCACGGAAAAGGGCTCACAGAGATTTCCCGTGTTGCTGGAATCGGTGCAATTTACCAGTGGCGGTGAAATTGATAATGAAAGCACTGCAATCTTTGGACAAATTGGCTTCGAGATAACCGACGCCTTAACGCTAACTTTAGGCGCACGCATCAGCGATGAAGAGAAAAACTTTTTACCACAGCAACGAATTGACAATGTTCCGGATATTTTTGAGCCGTTTTTCGCATCTCTAGCGGGCGCAACAGGTAATGGTTTCCTGGTTCAAGAGGGTCTGCCCTTATTCCCCGAAGTTGAAGTTTCACGTTCCGACACCGAATTCACGCCGTCGGTGACGCTGGATTATCACTTTGGGGAATCAAACTTGGCTTATGCGAGCTATTCACAGGGTTTCAAAAGCGGCGGGTTTACCTTGCGAGGTTTTCCACCCGTTATTCCTGGTGTTACAACTACAGAAACCAACATAAATAGATTGATTCCAAGCTTTGCTCCAGAAACAGCGGAGGTATTTGAAATTGGTTTGAAAACCGAATTTTTTGACCGTCGTATACGTTTAAATATCGCGGCATTTTTTACCAATTATGACGATGTACAGTTGACCGCAAATACTGGACCGAACGCTTTTGTACCCGTTCTCATTAACGCTGGGGATGCTGAAATAAAAGGTCTGGAGATAGAGGGTATTATTCTTGCGGCTGATTGGTTACGTCTGGATATTAGTGCGGGTTATCTGGATAGCGAATATAAGGGGCTCTCTGCGGAAGCAATTGCTGCTGGTACCTCACTGAACAGTGATCTCCCTAATGCCCCTGAACGAACAGCGACATTTGGCGTGACGGCTGACTTTTTTAATAATGAAAATGGACATTTGTTTGCCCGTACGGATGTGTCTTATAAGAGTTCGCAATTTAAAACAGTAGCAAATGATGCCATTTTAGAGCAGGACGATTATACGCTTGTGAATGCGGCAGTCACTTACCGGTTTCGCGGTGACCGTTGGCAGACAACTCTGGGTGTAACCAATCTGACCGATGAAATATACATCGTAAGTGGTGTTGCTAATGCCGGGATTGGCTATGCACAAGCCGTAGTTTCCCGCCCCCGAGAGTGGTACCTAAACGTAAAATACACGTACTAA
- a CDS encoding LLM class flavin-dependent oxidoreductase gives MTVKFSVMITGMYPMSCFVPWAKKIEAYGFDELHIADDLIFRPAWLILALIGANTSTLKIGPAIVTPQVAHPVYHAANLAALDELTNGRAVCGIGRGGFNPLLGIVNPAKPIKMVQEAHQVMSHVLSGTREQFDGEFFTVTKDLYFQFETLRPDLPIFIGTWGPMMAKMAGKIASGFKADCTWSPSYLSHLKKQFFEGAESVGRDISTLDVIVGPLCSLSRDRAAAMDHIKGLLALLQPALAPMTANEGIPPDEIQAAYDAFQAGDINKAKSLVSDKSIRAFSVTGTPADVIPQIEEMIDAGATHIAFGPPLGPDFDVALDLLAQEVLPHFKDLR, from the coding sequence ATGACTGTTAAGTTTAGTGTCATGATTACCGGCATGTACCCTATGTCTTGTTTTGTGCCCTGGGCAAAAAAAATTGAAGCTTATGGGTTTGATGAGCTGCATATCGCGGACGATCTGATTTTCCGTCCAGCGTGGTTGATCTTAGCCCTGATTGGCGCAAACACAAGTACACTAAAAATAGGACCGGCGATAGTGACACCACAAGTGGCGCACCCTGTTTACCACGCAGCAAATCTTGCTGCTTTGGATGAACTCACTAATGGACGAGCTGTTTGCGGTATCGGTCGAGGCGGTTTTAACCCACTACTAGGTATAGTTAATCCAGCAAAGCCAATCAAAATGGTCCAAGAAGCTCATCAGGTAATGTCGCATGTACTCTCTGGCACCAGAGAACAATTTGACGGTGAGTTTTTCACTGTTACGAAAGACCTCTATTTTCAATTTGAGACATTAAGACCAGATTTGCCTATTTTTATCGGCACGTGGGGACCAATGATGGCAAAAATGGCAGGGAAAATCGCCAGTGGATTTAAAGCAGATTGTACCTGGAGCCCGTCATATCTATCTCACCTCAAGAAGCAATTTTTTGAAGGTGCTGAAAGTGTTGGGCGTGATATTTCTACGCTTGATGTGATTGTTGGTCCGCTTTGCTCCCTCTCCCGAGACAGGGCAGCGGCGATGGATCATATCAAAGGCTTACTTGCTCTATTACAGCCTGCGCTAGCTCCAATGACTGCTAACGAAGGGATACCTCCAGATGAAATACAAGCCGCTTATGACGCTTTTCAAGCCGGTGATATTAATAAAGCTAAAAGCTTAGTGTCAGACAAGTCAATTCGTGCTTTTTCAGTAACAGGTACGCCAGCAGATGTTATTCCACAAATTGAGGAAATGATAGATGCCGGCGCTACACATATTGCGTTCGGCCCCCCTTTAGGACCGGATTTTGATGTAGCGCTTGATTTACTTGCACAAGAGGTATTACCACACTTTAAGGACTTGCGTTAG
- a CDS encoding ester cyclase, with the protein MNEKNEKLLDDNYTAWCNHDLEAIANCFADNCVYEDMAMGVNFNGIKEVCGFAQEVFKTMPDFHVAYIKRFATDSHGAGQWVITATWNGEFEGMDCTGKKIQFTGLSYYEFRDGKIAYAQDCWDFSVMMQTFGVLRESLRNLK; encoded by the coding sequence ATGAATGAAAAAAATGAAAAGCTCCTTGATGATAATTATACCGCGTGGTGTAACCATGACCTGGAGGCTATAGCTAATTGCTTTGCTGATAACTGCGTCTACGAAGACATGGCTATGGGAGTAAACTTTAACGGGATTAAAGAAGTTTGTGGATTTGCCCAAGAAGTATTCAAGACTATGCCGGATTTTCATGTCGCCTACATTAAACGGTTTGCTACCGATTCACATGGTGCGGGCCAATGGGTTATAACTGCCACATGGAATGGCGAGTTTGAAGGAATGGACTGCACAGGTAAAAAAATTCAATTTACTGGTTTATCCTATTATGAATTTCGTGATGGCAAGATAGCATATGCCCAAGACTGTTGGGATTTTTCAGTAATGATGCAGACATTCGGTGTGTTACGTGAGAGTCTCCGCAATCTTAAATGA
- a CDS encoding SIMPL domain-containing protein, with product MVLETKQNSLILGISIFLGLSSLGYLLGNSAIKFKEYERTVTVKGLSERELGSDIVIWPIQFTAAGNNLEELYEAIDVNTKNIREFLSGKGIDKEEISFATPSITDKSAQQYGNQAKAEFRYTAVQTLTVYSKDIDSVRKVMGQLSELGKKGIVFTGGNYQSQTEYLFTRLNEIKPEMIEEATRKAREVAEKFASDSKSTLGKIRKATQGQFSINARDKNNPHIKKVRVVSTVEYYLSD from the coding sequence GTGGTACTAGAAACTAAACAAAACTCATTAATACTTGGTATATCCATATTTTTAGGGTTGAGTAGCCTTGGCTACCTACTGGGAAATTCAGCGATAAAATTTAAAGAATACGAAAGAACTGTAACAGTGAAAGGCTTGTCTGAAAGGGAGTTGGGATCAGATATTGTTATTTGGCCAATACAATTTACTGCAGCCGGCAATAACCTGGAAGAGTTGTATGAAGCCATTGATGTAAACACGAAAAATATACGTGAGTTTTTATCGGGTAAGGGAATCGATAAAGAGGAAATCTCTTTTGCTACCCCGTCAATCACTGATAAGTCTGCACAACAATATGGAAACCAGGCTAAAGCCGAGTTTCGATACACCGCTGTTCAAACATTAACCGTATATTCTAAAGACATTGATTCCGTTAGAAAAGTAATGGGGCAGTTATCAGAGCTGGGTAAAAAAGGGATTGTGTTCACGGGTGGAAACTACCAATCTCAAACGGAGTATCTATTTACTCGTCTAAACGAAATAAAGCCTGAAATGATTGAGGAAGCAACTCGTAAAGCGCGAGAAGTTGCCGAAAAATTTGCCTCAGACTCGAAAAGTACTCTGGGTAAGATCAGAAAGGCTACTCAAGGACAGTTCAGCATTAATGCCCGAGACAAAAATAATCCACATATCAAGAAAGTAAGAGTAGTTTCTACCGTAGAGTACTATTTATCGGACTGA
- the nhaA gene encoding Na+/H+ antiporter NhaA — translation MADDTNNILQRGLENIQPPFSNFIRAQTTSSLFLLVATIVALWWANSDYSSTYQNLTHTPIGIFLGDLELQASVKHVINDGLMVIFFFLIGLEIKREVLAGDLALSENRRMLILCAGGGMVFPAVIYSLFNWSLDSQIGWGIPMATDTAFALGVLALIRKHIPTSLLAFLVGLAIVDDVGAILVIALFYTQEISVTFLLISFALIAFLAVANYAGVHQPIFYIVVGVAAWWTMLKSGVHPTFAGVAIALTIPARPFLSPDKLLDKAKTKINSIQKNEDQVDVLGSRQDHEQVLEIRDYAERASTPLRRWEDALDLPVALFVLPLFALANAGVAFSLNSFIESLQHPTGLGIITGLVVGKFVGITGACWLGLKYKIGCLPDGINLHHVIGVSLLAGIGFTMSTFIATLGFDTQPLHLHSAKTSILFASVISAILGILYIRVVAKNKTEQKEATKS, via the coding sequence ATGGCTGATGACACAAATAATATATTGCAGCGTGGTCTGGAGAATATTCAACCTCCTTTTTCAAACTTTATCCGTGCGCAGACAACATCTAGCCTGTTTCTTCTGGTCGCCACTATCGTGGCCCTGTGGTGGGCAAATTCAGATTATTCTTCTACCTATCAGAATCTAACACATACACCGATAGGTATTTTTCTGGGTGATCTAGAGCTGCAAGCTTCAGTTAAACACGTTATAAATGATGGCTTAATGGTCATATTTTTCTTCCTCATCGGACTTGAGATCAAACGTGAAGTACTCGCTGGAGATCTAGCTTTGTCAGAAAATCGACGCATGTTGATTCTTTGTGCTGGCGGTGGAATGGTTTTTCCAGCAGTAATCTATTCCTTATTCAACTGGTCATTAGATTCACAGATTGGATGGGGCATCCCGATGGCGACAGATACGGCATTTGCGTTAGGTGTGCTCGCCCTCATTAGAAAACACATCCCTACTAGTCTGTTAGCATTTCTTGTTGGTCTCGCCATTGTTGACGATGTCGGCGCTATACTAGTCATTGCATTGTTCTATACACAGGAAATATCTGTAACCTTTCTGCTCATCTCATTTGCTCTAATCGCATTTTTGGCAGTAGCTAATTATGCAGGTGTCCACCAACCAATTTTCTATATAGTCGTAGGGGTCGCTGCCTGGTGGACGATGCTTAAATCCGGCGTTCATCCCACTTTCGCTGGCGTCGCGATTGCGTTAACAATACCTGCACGACCATTTTTATCGCCTGATAAATTACTCGATAAAGCGAAAACTAAAATTAACTCAATACAAAAAAATGAAGACCAGGTCGATGTTCTTGGTAGTCGCCAGGATCATGAGCAAGTGTTAGAGATACGTGATTATGCGGAACGCGCCAGCACACCCTTGCGTCGCTGGGAAGATGCGCTGGACTTACCCGTCGCATTATTTGTCTTGCCACTGTTTGCTCTGGCTAATGCAGGCGTGGCCTTTAGCTTAAACTCATTTATCGAAAGCCTTCAACATCCGACCGGATTGGGGATCATTACGGGACTGGTAGTGGGCAAATTTGTAGGTATTACAGGTGCATGCTGGCTTGGACTAAAGTACAAAATCGGGTGTTTACCGGACGGCATTAATCTACACCACGTAATCGGTGTTTCACTGCTAGCTGGCATTGGCTTCACAATGTCTACATTTATAGCCACACTGGGATTTGACACGCAACCATTGCATCTGCATAGCGCTAAAACTTCAATTTTGTTCGCTTCAGTTATCTCTGCAATTCTTGGCATATTATATATCCGGGTTGTTGCTAAAAATAAAACCGAACAAAAAGAAGCCACTAAAAGCTAA
- a CDS encoding dipeptidase, with protein sequence MVFKVRKRLFKLFLVMLLASTTVPYAQAQITKEQSQRILKQYEQKTVTGFRPFLSSVAQQHATLANTIHRYLAEQRLNQKEQNDIYRLLGIYTTQRYGREAIAMLKYLVAFDTSIVESVPQHENPQMVALGKELEKIANEFGLAYLNVDNHVFEITLAGDTPDLIGFHAHADVVPVNRDLWVLADNTRLDPFKVTTIGNRMYGRGTQDDKCGIVVSLFAMRVIKEESLPLRQTLRLIIDTTEETSGTAIPYYMERRPMPLYNLALDGSYPVVIAEKGYGTVMASFPLREVKGEALRIVGLSGGLATNQIPQAATAHFAGNGLNRLKRNIDQASEAYVQQRGANFSMQSELKDDLLVLKVTGVSAHSSQPESGVNPVSRLLEFIADNYQAFEIVPNHFTDAAIYGTQNWGVDFYGKQVGIDFVNDFMGPLTAAQTYIGLDRDSLKTAVNIRLPRGKTSDELKQELALKLELWQQRSLMDIKIEHSQAEPMYRNPEGAWVKNLLAIAAENLNIEPEFGSSNGATSAHNLPNGVQFGLALATEKYTGHNANEFKTIDQFFLDLQIVTEAFIRVGNLASMQ encoded by the coding sequence ATGGTATTTAAAGTACGCAAGAGGTTGTTTAAATTATTCCTGGTGATGCTACTGGCTTCCACTACGGTGCCCTATGCTCAAGCACAGATTACGAAGGAGCAGTCACAGCGCATTCTTAAACAATACGAACAAAAAACTGTTACAGGCTTTCGCCCATTCTTAAGTTCAGTCGCTCAGCAGCACGCCACCTTGGCGAACACCATCCATCGATATCTTGCGGAACAAAGACTTAATCAAAAAGAGCAGAATGACATTTATCGGTTATTAGGTATTTACACAACCCAAAGATATGGCCGTGAGGCGATAGCAATGCTCAAGTACTTGGTGGCATTTGACACCTCTATTGTCGAGTCGGTACCGCAACACGAAAATCCACAGATGGTCGCGCTAGGTAAAGAGCTGGAAAAAATCGCTAACGAATTTGGCCTAGCCTACCTAAATGTGGATAACCATGTGTTTGAAATCACATTGGCGGGGGATACGCCAGATCTTATCGGCTTCCATGCCCATGCGGATGTTGTCCCGGTGAATAGAGATTTGTGGGTATTGGCGGACAATACCCGGCTCGATCCCTTCAAGGTCACGACCATTGGTAATCGTATGTATGGCCGAGGCACGCAGGACGATAAATGCGGCATAGTGGTTTCCCTGTTTGCGATGAGGGTTATTAAAGAGGAAAGCCTACCTCTGCGCCAAACTTTGCGGTTGATCATCGATACGACCGAGGAAACCAGCGGTACTGCGATTCCCTATTATATGGAACGTCGACCAATGCCGCTCTATAACCTTGCGCTAGATGGATCTTACCCCGTGGTGATCGCGGAAAAAGGCTACGGCACAGTAATGGCGAGTTTTCCTTTACGCGAGGTTAAGGGTGAGGCATTAAGAATTGTTGGGCTTAGCGGAGGGCTGGCTACTAATCAGATTCCACAAGCGGCGACAGCACATTTCGCCGGCAACGGGTTGAACAGGCTAAAGCGCAACATCGACCAGGCAAGTGAGGCCTATGTGCAACAGCGCGGCGCAAATTTTAGCATGCAGTCGGAGCTAAAGGATGACCTGTTAGTGCTCAAAGTGACTGGCGTTTCCGCCCATTCATCGCAGCCGGAATCAGGGGTTAACCCAGTGTCTCGGTTGTTGGAATTTATTGCGGATAATTATCAGGCTTTCGAAATCGTACCTAATCACTTTACCGACGCCGCCATTTATGGCACGCAAAACTGGGGCGTAGATTTTTATGGGAAGCAAGTTGGGATAGATTTCGTGAATGACTTCATGGGGCCATTGACTGCCGCGCAGACTTATATCGGGCTGGATAGAGACAGCCTAAAAACAGCCGTGAATATCCGTTTGCCCCGTGGCAAAACCAGTGATGAGTTAAAGCAAGAGTTGGCGCTTAAGCTCGAGTTATGGCAGCAAAGGTCTTTGATGGATATTAAAATTGAGCATAGCCAAGCCGAACCCATGTACCGTAATCCGGAAGGCGCATGGGTGAAAAATCTACTGGCGATTGCGGCGGAAAACCTAAATATCGAACCAGAGTTTGGCTCTTCCAATGGCGCGACCTCGGCACACAATCTGCCTAATGGTGTGCAATTCGGTCTTGCTTTGGCAACGGAAAAATACACCGGCCATAACGCCAATGAGTTTAAAACGATTGACCAGTTTTTTTTGGATTTGCAGATAGTGACAGAGGCCTTTATTCGGGTGGGCAATTTGGCTTCAATGCAGTAG